A window of Paremcibacter congregatus contains these coding sequences:
- the xdhC gene encoding xanthine dehydrogenase accessory protein XdhC, whose product MTHWTAEATKLITTHGWAVLVTVSAAHGSIPREAGAKMLVGPEGIKGTIGGGTLEQMAMQQARLMAGSDGPYVRQLDVPLGPKTQQCCGGRVELLLERLDPQHLELLTKIETADASLTLSSLQSVLTGPDVQKAILPEPVETILQTADTLIEPLGDRRTPLYLFGAGHVGKAIVARLDNLPFRVIWVDRREAEFPNYAPANVEKRISTASVEVVAEAPPGCAYLVMSYSHRIDYAITAAILARGDAAYCGLIGSKTKRTRFLKRFREEDGLSEEDCARLTCPIGLSSIPGKAPEIVAIGVIAQLLEIFG is encoded by the coding sequence ATGACCCATTGGACAGCCGAAGCGACAAAATTGATCACCACCCACGGCTGGGCGGTTCTGGTCACCGTCAGCGCGGCCCACGGCTCGATCCCCCGCGAGGCAGGCGCCAAGATGTTGGTCGGACCGGAGGGGATCAAAGGCACCATCGGCGGCGGCACTCTCGAACAGATGGCGATGCAGCAGGCGCGGCTGATGGCAGGATCAGACGGCCCTTACGTCCGGCAGCTGGATGTGCCGCTTGGCCCCAAGACCCAACAATGCTGCGGTGGACGGGTTGAATTACTGCTTGAACGGCTCGACCCACAACATCTGGAGCTGTTGACAAAAATTGAAACTGCCGACGCCAGCCTCACGCTTTCCAGCCTGCAATCTGTGCTTACCGGCCCGGACGTTCAGAAAGCCATCCTGCCAGAACCGGTTGAAACGATCCTTCAAACCGCCGATACCTTGATAGAACCTTTGGGTGACCGGCGTACACCGCTTTATCTGTTTGGCGCGGGCCATGTGGGCAAGGCGATTGTCGCACGGCTAGATAATCTACCGTTCCGGGTTATCTGGGTCGATCGTCGGGAAGCAGAATTCCCGAATTATGCGCCCGCCAATGTGGAAAAGCGTATTTCCACCGCCTCGGTTGAGGTTGTGGCGGAAGCCCCGCCCGGCTGCGCCTATCTGGTGATGAGCTACAGCCACCGGATCGACTACGCCATCACCGCCGCCATATTGGCCCGGGGCGATGCGGCCTATTGCGGCCTGATCGGCTCGAAGACCAAACGCACCCGCTTCCTCAAGCGCTTTCGCGAAGAAGACGGTTTGTCGGAAGAAGACTGCGCCCGCCTCACCTGCCCCATCGGCCTCAGCAGCATCCCCGGCAAGGCCCCGGAGATTGTCGCCATTGGCGTCATCGCGCA